One window of Cervus canadensis isolate Bull #8, Minnesota chromosome 19, ASM1932006v1, whole genome shotgun sequence genomic DNA carries:
- the LARP7 gene encoding la-related protein 7 isoform X1, translating into MSCLISSISVLENEEMEIESGNKEKAMEEESIEKKKEVEKKKRSRVKQVLADIVKQVDFWFGDANLHKDRFLREQIEKSRDGYVDISLLVSFNKMKKLTTDGKLIARALKSSAVVELDLEGTRIRRKKPLGERPKDEDERTVYVELLPKNVNHSWIERVFGKCGNVVYISIPHYKSTGDPKGFAFVEFETKEQAAKAIEFLNNPPEEAPRKPGVFPKTVKNKPIPALTVTEEKKKKKKKKGRTKKDDNIQPKESNMDATKESICKKRSRTTSESSEVEVTEPQKQPTKKKKKREKTEVSSLPLVKAGKRKRSSSEDADCLTPKTKAKKVSQKDNVKKEAPEVCKENKELEVSTEEEKDTGDIKDGSLLKAKRKHKKKHKERHKMGEEVIPLRVLSKTEWLDLKKEYLALQKASMASLKKTISQIKSQSEMETNGVPTNSGMKSEKTNSEECGPQEKVNAAGPQFVSGVIVKIISTEPLPGRKQVRDTLAAVSEVVYVDLLEGDTECHARFKTPEDAQAVVTAHSEIKKKHCWKLEILSGDHEQRYWQKILVDRQAKLNQPREKKRGTEKLITKAEKIRLEKTQQASQHIRFSEYD; encoded by the exons ATGTCCTGTTTAATCTCATCCATATCCGTACTCGAAAATGAAG aaatggaaattgaaagtggaaataaagaaaaggcaatggaagaagaaagcatagaaaagaaaaaagaagtagaaaaaaagaaaaggtctaGAGTTAAACAGGTGCTTGCAGATATTGTGAAGCAAGTGGACTTCTGGTTTGGAGATGCAAATCTCCACAAGGATAGATTTCTTCGAGAGCAGATAGAAAAATCTAGAGATGGAT ATGTTGATATATCACTTCTTGTGTccttcaacaaaatgaaaaaattgacCACCGATGGAAAGTTAATAGCCAGAGCACTGAAAAGTTCTGCTGTTGTAGAG ctggatttagaaggcACCAGAATCAGAAGGAAAAAGCCGCTGGGTGAGAGACCCAAGGATGAGGATGAGCGGACAGTGTATGTG GAACTGCTTCCCAAAAATGTTAACCACAGCTGGATTGAGAGAGTATTTGGGAAATGTGGCAATGTTGTTTATATAAGTATACCACATTATAAGTCTACTGGGGACCCAAAGGGATTTGCCTTCGTGGAATTTGAAACAAAAGAACAAGCTGCAAAAGCTATTGAG tttcttaataACCCACCAGAGGAAGCACCGAGAAAACCTGGTGTATTTCCCAAGACAGTGAAAAACAAGCCCATTCCTGCTCTGACAGTAACTG aagaaaagaaaaagaagaagaagaagaaaggccgAACCAAGAAAGATGACAATATCCAGCCCAAGGAGTCAAATATGGACGCAACCAAGGAAAGTATCTGTAAAAAAAGATCAAGGACCACATCTGAGAGCTCTGAAGTAGAGGTTACTGAACCCCAAAAGCAacccacaaagaaaaagaaaaaacgagAAAAAACTGAAGTATCCAGCTTACCTTTAGTCAaagcaggaaagaggaaaagaagcagcTCTGAAGATGCAGACTGCCTCACTCCCAAAACGAAAGCTAAGAAAGTGTCTCAGAAAGACAATGTTAAAAAAGAAGCTCCAGAAGTTTGTAAAGAAAACAAAG AATTAGAAGTCTCTACGGAAGAGGAAAAGGATACTGGAGATATAAAAGACGGATCCCTactgaaagcaaaaagaaagcataagaaaaaacataaagagaGGCATAAGATGGGAGAAGAGGTTATTCCATTACGAGTGCTATCGAA GACAGAATGGTTGGATTTGAAGAAAGAGTATTTAGCACTGCAAAAAGCCAGCatggcttctttaaaaaaaacaatatcccaaataaagtcacaatcagaaatggaaacaaatggaGTGCCTACTAATTCcggaatgaaaagtgaaaaaa CAAACAGTGAAGAGTGTGGTCCCCAGGAGAAAGTTAATGCAGCAGGACCACAGTTTGTGAGTGGTGTGATTGTGAAGATCATTAGCACCGAGCCTTTACCTGGCAGGAAGCAAGTCAGG GATACTTTGGCAGCAGTCTCAGAGGTTGTTTATGTTGATTTGCTGGAAGGAGATACAGAATGCCATGCTAGATTTAAAACTCCTGAGGATGCTCAAGCAGTAGTAACTGcacattcagaaattaaaaagaaacactgcTGGAAACTAGAGATTCTTTCTG gtgatcaTGAACAGAGGTATTGGCAGAAGATTTTGGTAGATAGGCAGGCCAAACTTAATCAACCTCGTGAAAAGAAAAGAGGCACTGAGAAG ttaATCACCAAAGCTGAAAAGATTAGACTCGAAAAGACTCAACAAGCAAGTCAACACATCAGATTTTCTGAAtatgactga
- the LARP7 gene encoding la-related protein 7 isoform X2, translating into MSCLISSISVLENEEMEIESGNKEKAMEEESIEKKKEVEKKKRSRVKQVLADIVKQVDFWFGDANLHKDRFLREQIEKSRDGYVDISLLVSFNKMKKLTTDGKLIARALKSSAVVELDLEGTRIRRKKPLGERPKDEDERTVYVELLPKNVNHSWIERVFGKCGNVVYISIPHYKSTGDPKGFAFVEFETKEQAAKAIEFLNNPPEEAPRKPGVFPKTVKNKPIPALTVTEKKKKKKKKGRTKKDDNIQPKESNMDATKESICKKRSRTTSESSEVEVTEPQKQPTKKKKKREKTEVSSLPLVKAGKRKRSSSEDADCLTPKTKAKKVSQKDNVKKEAPEVCKENKELEVSTEEEKDTGDIKDGSLLKAKRKHKKKHKERHKMGEEVIPLRVLSKTEWLDLKKEYLALQKASMASLKKTISQIKSQSEMETNGVPTNSGMKSEKTNSEECGPQEKVNAAGPQFVSGVIVKIISTEPLPGRKQVRDTLAAVSEVVYVDLLEGDTECHARFKTPEDAQAVVTAHSEIKKKHCWKLEILSGDHEQRYWQKILVDRQAKLNQPREKKRGTEKLITKAEKIRLEKTQQASQHIRFSEYD; encoded by the exons ATGTCCTGTTTAATCTCATCCATATCCGTACTCGAAAATGAAG aaatggaaattgaaagtggaaataaagaaaaggcaatggaagaagaaagcatagaaaagaaaaaagaagtagaaaaaaagaaaaggtctaGAGTTAAACAGGTGCTTGCAGATATTGTGAAGCAAGTGGACTTCTGGTTTGGAGATGCAAATCTCCACAAGGATAGATTTCTTCGAGAGCAGATAGAAAAATCTAGAGATGGAT ATGTTGATATATCACTTCTTGTGTccttcaacaaaatgaaaaaattgacCACCGATGGAAAGTTAATAGCCAGAGCACTGAAAAGTTCTGCTGTTGTAGAG ctggatttagaaggcACCAGAATCAGAAGGAAAAAGCCGCTGGGTGAGAGACCCAAGGATGAGGATGAGCGGACAGTGTATGTG GAACTGCTTCCCAAAAATGTTAACCACAGCTGGATTGAGAGAGTATTTGGGAAATGTGGCAATGTTGTTTATATAAGTATACCACATTATAAGTCTACTGGGGACCCAAAGGGATTTGCCTTCGTGGAATTTGAAACAAAAGAACAAGCTGCAAAAGCTATTGAG tttcttaataACCCACCAGAGGAAGCACCGAGAAAACCTGGTGTATTTCCCAAGACAGTGAAAAACAAGCCCATTCCTGCTCTGACAGTAACTG aaaagaaaaagaagaagaagaagaaaggccgAACCAAGAAAGATGACAATATCCAGCCCAAGGAGTCAAATATGGACGCAACCAAGGAAAGTATCTGTAAAAAAAGATCAAGGACCACATCTGAGAGCTCTGAAGTAGAGGTTACTGAACCCCAAAAGCAacccacaaagaaaaagaaaaaacgagAAAAAACTGAAGTATCCAGCTTACCTTTAGTCAaagcaggaaagaggaaaagaagcagcTCTGAAGATGCAGACTGCCTCACTCCCAAAACGAAAGCTAAGAAAGTGTCTCAGAAAGACAATGTTAAAAAAGAAGCTCCAGAAGTTTGTAAAGAAAACAAAG AATTAGAAGTCTCTACGGAAGAGGAAAAGGATACTGGAGATATAAAAGACGGATCCCTactgaaagcaaaaagaaagcataagaaaaaacataaagagaGGCATAAGATGGGAGAAGAGGTTATTCCATTACGAGTGCTATCGAA GACAGAATGGTTGGATTTGAAGAAAGAGTATTTAGCACTGCAAAAAGCCAGCatggcttctttaaaaaaaacaatatcccaaataaagtcacaatcagaaatggaaacaaatggaGTGCCTACTAATTCcggaatgaaaagtgaaaaaa CAAACAGTGAAGAGTGTGGTCCCCAGGAGAAAGTTAATGCAGCAGGACCACAGTTTGTGAGTGGTGTGATTGTGAAGATCATTAGCACCGAGCCTTTACCTGGCAGGAAGCAAGTCAGG GATACTTTGGCAGCAGTCTCAGAGGTTGTTTATGTTGATTTGCTGGAAGGAGATACAGAATGCCATGCTAGATTTAAAACTCCTGAGGATGCTCAAGCAGTAGTAACTGcacattcagaaattaaaaagaaacactgcTGGAAACTAGAGATTCTTTCTG gtgatcaTGAACAGAGGTATTGGCAGAAGATTTTGGTAGATAGGCAGGCCAAACTTAATCAACCTCGTGAAAAGAAAAGAGGCACTGAGAAG ttaATCACCAAAGCTGAAAAGATTAGACTCGAAAAGACTCAACAAGCAAGTCAACACATCAGATTTTCTGAAtatgactga
- the LARP7 gene encoding la-related protein 7 isoform X5: protein MSCLISSISVLENEEMEIESGNKEKAMEEESIEKKKEVEKKKRSRVKQVLADIVKQVDFWFGDANLHKDRFLREQIEKSRDGYVDISLLVSFNKMKKLTTDGKLIARALKSSAVVELDLEGTRIRRKKPLGERPKDEDERTVYVELLPKNVNHSWIERVFGKCGNVVYISIPHYKSTGDPKGFAFVEFETKEQAAKAIEFLNNPPEEAPRKPGVFPKTVKNKPIPALTVTEEKKKKKKKKGRTKKDDNIQPKESNMDATKESICKKRSRTTSESSEVEVTEPQKQPTKKKKKREKTEVSSLPLVKAGKRKRSSSEDADCLTPKTKAKKVSQKDNVKKEAPEVCKENKELEVSTEEEKDTGDIKDGSLLKAKRKHKKKHKERHKMGEEVIPLRVLSKTEWLDLKKEYLALQKASMASLKKTISQIKSQSEMETNGVPTNSGMKSEKTNSEECGPQEKVNAAGPQFVSGVIVKIISTEPLPGRKQVRPF from the exons ATGTCCTGTTTAATCTCATCCATATCCGTACTCGAAAATGAAG aaatggaaattgaaagtggaaataaagaaaaggcaatggaagaagaaagcatagaaaagaaaaaagaagtagaaaaaaagaaaaggtctaGAGTTAAACAGGTGCTTGCAGATATTGTGAAGCAAGTGGACTTCTGGTTTGGAGATGCAAATCTCCACAAGGATAGATTTCTTCGAGAGCAGATAGAAAAATCTAGAGATGGAT ATGTTGATATATCACTTCTTGTGTccttcaacaaaatgaaaaaattgacCACCGATGGAAAGTTAATAGCCAGAGCACTGAAAAGTTCTGCTGTTGTAGAG ctggatttagaaggcACCAGAATCAGAAGGAAAAAGCCGCTGGGTGAGAGACCCAAGGATGAGGATGAGCGGACAGTGTATGTG GAACTGCTTCCCAAAAATGTTAACCACAGCTGGATTGAGAGAGTATTTGGGAAATGTGGCAATGTTGTTTATATAAGTATACCACATTATAAGTCTACTGGGGACCCAAAGGGATTTGCCTTCGTGGAATTTGAAACAAAAGAACAAGCTGCAAAAGCTATTGAG tttcttaataACCCACCAGAGGAAGCACCGAGAAAACCTGGTGTATTTCCCAAGACAGTGAAAAACAAGCCCATTCCTGCTCTGACAGTAACTG aagaaaagaaaaagaagaagaagaagaaaggccgAACCAAGAAAGATGACAATATCCAGCCCAAGGAGTCAAATATGGACGCAACCAAGGAAAGTATCTGTAAAAAAAGATCAAGGACCACATCTGAGAGCTCTGAAGTAGAGGTTACTGAACCCCAAAAGCAacccacaaagaaaaagaaaaaacgagAAAAAACTGAAGTATCCAGCTTACCTTTAGTCAaagcaggaaagaggaaaagaagcagcTCTGAAGATGCAGACTGCCTCACTCCCAAAACGAAAGCTAAGAAAGTGTCTCAGAAAGACAATGTTAAAAAAGAAGCTCCAGAAGTTTGTAAAGAAAACAAAG AATTAGAAGTCTCTACGGAAGAGGAAAAGGATACTGGAGATATAAAAGACGGATCCCTactgaaagcaaaaagaaagcataagaaaaaacataaagagaGGCATAAGATGGGAGAAGAGGTTATTCCATTACGAGTGCTATCGAA GACAGAATGGTTGGATTTGAAGAAAGAGTATTTAGCACTGCAAAAAGCCAGCatggcttctttaaaaaaaacaatatcccaaataaagtcacaatcagaaatggaaacaaatggaGTGCCTACTAATTCcggaatgaaaagtgaaaaaa CAAACAGTGAAGAGTGTGGTCCCCAGGAGAAAGTTAATGCAGCAGGACCACAGTTTGTGAGTGGTGTGATTGTGAAGATCATTAGCACCGAGCCTTTACCTGGCAGGAAGCAAGTCAGG cCCTTCTAA
- the LARP7 gene encoding la-related protein 7 isoform X3 → MEIESGNKEKAMEEESIEKKKEVEKKKRSRVKQVLADIVKQVDFWFGDANLHKDRFLREQIEKSRDGYVDISLLVSFNKMKKLTTDGKLIARALKSSAVVELDLEGTRIRRKKPLGERPKDEDERTVYVELLPKNVNHSWIERVFGKCGNVVYISIPHYKSTGDPKGFAFVEFETKEQAAKAIEFLNNPPEEAPRKPGVFPKTVKNKPIPALTVTEEKKKKKKKKGRTKKDDNIQPKESNMDATKESICKKRSRTTSESSEVEVTEPQKQPTKKKKKREKTEVSSLPLVKAGKRKRSSSEDADCLTPKTKAKKVSQKDNVKKEAPEVCKENKELEVSTEEEKDTGDIKDGSLLKAKRKHKKKHKERHKMGEEVIPLRVLSKTEWLDLKKEYLALQKASMASLKKTISQIKSQSEMETNGVPTNSGMKSEKTNSEECGPQEKVNAAGPQFVSGVIVKIISTEPLPGRKQVRDTLAAVSEVVYVDLLEGDTECHARFKTPEDAQAVVTAHSEIKKKHCWKLEILSGDHEQRYWQKILVDRQAKLNQPREKKRGTEKLITKAEKIRLEKTQQASQHIRFSEYD, encoded by the exons atggaaattgaaagtggaaataaagaaaaggcaatggaagaagaaagcatagaaaagaaaaaagaagtagaaaaaaagaaaaggtctaGAGTTAAACAGGTGCTTGCAGATATTGTGAAGCAAGTGGACTTCTGGTTTGGAGATGCAAATCTCCACAAGGATAGATTTCTTCGAGAGCAGATAGAAAAATCTAGAGATGGAT ATGTTGATATATCACTTCTTGTGTccttcaacaaaatgaaaaaattgacCACCGATGGAAAGTTAATAGCCAGAGCACTGAAAAGTTCTGCTGTTGTAGAG ctggatttagaaggcACCAGAATCAGAAGGAAAAAGCCGCTGGGTGAGAGACCCAAGGATGAGGATGAGCGGACAGTGTATGTG GAACTGCTTCCCAAAAATGTTAACCACAGCTGGATTGAGAGAGTATTTGGGAAATGTGGCAATGTTGTTTATATAAGTATACCACATTATAAGTCTACTGGGGACCCAAAGGGATTTGCCTTCGTGGAATTTGAAACAAAAGAACAAGCTGCAAAAGCTATTGAG tttcttaataACCCACCAGAGGAAGCACCGAGAAAACCTGGTGTATTTCCCAAGACAGTGAAAAACAAGCCCATTCCTGCTCTGACAGTAACTG aagaaaagaaaaagaagaagaagaagaaaggccgAACCAAGAAAGATGACAATATCCAGCCCAAGGAGTCAAATATGGACGCAACCAAGGAAAGTATCTGTAAAAAAAGATCAAGGACCACATCTGAGAGCTCTGAAGTAGAGGTTACTGAACCCCAAAAGCAacccacaaagaaaaagaaaaaacgagAAAAAACTGAAGTATCCAGCTTACCTTTAGTCAaagcaggaaagaggaaaagaagcagcTCTGAAGATGCAGACTGCCTCACTCCCAAAACGAAAGCTAAGAAAGTGTCTCAGAAAGACAATGTTAAAAAAGAAGCTCCAGAAGTTTGTAAAGAAAACAAAG AATTAGAAGTCTCTACGGAAGAGGAAAAGGATACTGGAGATATAAAAGACGGATCCCTactgaaagcaaaaagaaagcataagaaaaaacataaagagaGGCATAAGATGGGAGAAGAGGTTATTCCATTACGAGTGCTATCGAA GACAGAATGGTTGGATTTGAAGAAAGAGTATTTAGCACTGCAAAAAGCCAGCatggcttctttaaaaaaaacaatatcccaaataaagtcacaatcagaaatggaaacaaatggaGTGCCTACTAATTCcggaatgaaaagtgaaaaaa CAAACAGTGAAGAGTGTGGTCCCCAGGAGAAAGTTAATGCAGCAGGACCACAGTTTGTGAGTGGTGTGATTGTGAAGATCATTAGCACCGAGCCTTTACCTGGCAGGAAGCAAGTCAGG GATACTTTGGCAGCAGTCTCAGAGGTTGTTTATGTTGATTTGCTGGAAGGAGATACAGAATGCCATGCTAGATTTAAAACTCCTGAGGATGCTCAAGCAGTAGTAACTGcacattcagaaattaaaaagaaacactgcTGGAAACTAGAGATTCTTTCTG gtgatcaTGAACAGAGGTATTGGCAGAAGATTTTGGTAGATAGGCAGGCCAAACTTAATCAACCTCGTGAAAAGAAAAGAGGCACTGAGAAG ttaATCACCAAAGCTGAAAAGATTAGACTCGAAAAGACTCAACAAGCAAGTCAACACATCAGATTTTCTGAAtatgactga
- the LARP7 gene encoding la-related protein 7 isoform X4 has product MKKLTTDGKLIARALKSSAVVELDLEGTRIRRKKPLGERPKDEDERTVYVELLPKNVNHSWIERVFGKCGNVVYISIPHYKSTGDPKGFAFVEFETKEQAAKAIEFLNNPPEEAPRKPGVFPKTVKNKPIPALTVTEEKKKKKKKKGRTKKDDNIQPKESNMDATKESICKKRSRTTSESSEVEVTEPQKQPTKKKKKREKTEVSSLPLVKAGKRKRSSSEDADCLTPKTKAKKVSQKDNVKKEAPEVCKENKELEVSTEEEKDTGDIKDGSLLKAKRKHKKKHKERHKMGEEVIPLRVLSKTEWLDLKKEYLALQKASMASLKKTISQIKSQSEMETNGVPTNSGMKSEKTNSEECGPQEKVNAAGPQFVSGVIVKIISTEPLPGRKQVRDTLAAVSEVVYVDLLEGDTECHARFKTPEDAQAVVTAHSEIKKKHCWKLEILSGDHEQRYWQKILVDRQAKLNQPREKKRGTEKLITKAEKIRLEKTQQASQHIRFSEYD; this is encoded by the exons atgaaaaaattgacCACCGATGGAAAGTTAATAGCCAGAGCACTGAAAAGTTCTGCTGTTGTAGAG ctggatttagaaggcACCAGAATCAGAAGGAAAAAGCCGCTGGGTGAGAGACCCAAGGATGAGGATGAGCGGACAGTGTATGTG GAACTGCTTCCCAAAAATGTTAACCACAGCTGGATTGAGAGAGTATTTGGGAAATGTGGCAATGTTGTTTATATAAGTATACCACATTATAAGTCTACTGGGGACCCAAAGGGATTTGCCTTCGTGGAATTTGAAACAAAAGAACAAGCTGCAAAAGCTATTGAG tttcttaataACCCACCAGAGGAAGCACCGAGAAAACCTGGTGTATTTCCCAAGACAGTGAAAAACAAGCCCATTCCTGCTCTGACAGTAACTG aagaaaagaaaaagaagaagaagaagaaaggccgAACCAAGAAAGATGACAATATCCAGCCCAAGGAGTCAAATATGGACGCAACCAAGGAAAGTATCTGTAAAAAAAGATCAAGGACCACATCTGAGAGCTCTGAAGTAGAGGTTACTGAACCCCAAAAGCAacccacaaagaaaaagaaaaaacgagAAAAAACTGAAGTATCCAGCTTACCTTTAGTCAaagcaggaaagaggaaaagaagcagcTCTGAAGATGCAGACTGCCTCACTCCCAAAACGAAAGCTAAGAAAGTGTCTCAGAAAGACAATGTTAAAAAAGAAGCTCCAGAAGTTTGTAAAGAAAACAAAG AATTAGAAGTCTCTACGGAAGAGGAAAAGGATACTGGAGATATAAAAGACGGATCCCTactgaaagcaaaaagaaagcataagaaaaaacataaagagaGGCATAAGATGGGAGAAGAGGTTATTCCATTACGAGTGCTATCGAA GACAGAATGGTTGGATTTGAAGAAAGAGTATTTAGCACTGCAAAAAGCCAGCatggcttctttaaaaaaaacaatatcccaaataaagtcacaatcagaaatggaaacaaatggaGTGCCTACTAATTCcggaatgaaaagtgaaaaaa CAAACAGTGAAGAGTGTGGTCCCCAGGAGAAAGTTAATGCAGCAGGACCACAGTTTGTGAGTGGTGTGATTGTGAAGATCATTAGCACCGAGCCTTTACCTGGCAGGAAGCAAGTCAGG GATACTTTGGCAGCAGTCTCAGAGGTTGTTTATGTTGATTTGCTGGAAGGAGATACAGAATGCCATGCTAGATTTAAAACTCCTGAGGATGCTCAAGCAGTAGTAACTGcacattcagaaattaaaaagaaacactgcTGGAAACTAGAGATTCTTTCTG gtgatcaTGAACAGAGGTATTGGCAGAAGATTTTGGTAGATAGGCAGGCCAAACTTAATCAACCTCGTGAAAAGAAAAGAGGCACTGAGAAG ttaATCACCAAAGCTGAAAAGATTAGACTCGAAAAGACTCAACAAGCAAGTCAACACATCAGATTTTCTGAAtatgactga